TCATCAACGACCGTTTCCCCCGATCCACCAGCGAGGAGGGGACCCTCCAGACGGAAGCCGACTGGCACTGCGAGATGACCCTGGTGAAGAAAGGGGCTTCCATCGGTTCTTCAGTGACTTTGCTGTGCGGTGTCACCGTTGGCGAGAACGCCATCATCGGTGCGGGAAGCGTTGTGACGAAGGATGTTCCGGCCAATACCATCGTGGCGGGCAACCCGGCGAGGGTGATGAGGGAAATAGATTCATAGTCATTGCGAGGCCCGGCGTTTTCCATGGCCGCGGCAATCCCATCGTTCGTCATTCCGGAAGGGGCGAAGCCGCTGTCCGGAATCCAGTCGCACTTGCTTGCCACGTCATAGTTGAAAGCGTTGACGGGCTTGCCCCGGCGTAGCCTCTTGTCCACCATAGCTTCAGCGAAGGTGGATGGCGAAGACGGGTCATTCCGGAAGGGGCGAAGCCGCTGTCCGGAATCCAGTCGCACTTGCTTGCCACGTCATAGTTGAAAGCGTTGACGGGCTTGCCCCGGCGTAGCCTCTTGTCCACCATAGCTTCAGCGAAGGTGGATGGCGAAGACGGGTCATCGCGAGCCCTAAAATAGTCCCGTTTCCTTGCTCTTCCTCCCCTTGCCAGTAGTCCATTTCCTTACTCTCCCTCTCCCCTGGAGGGAGAGGGTCGGGGTGAGGGGGAAAAGGTTTACCGAGGGGGGAGGATTGAGGTGGGGGTGACTGGAATTTACCCATGTGACCTGTCGCGGCGAAGTTGTGCCGCAGGCATAACGAAGACGGAAGCGATCCCGAAGTTCAAAAGCCTTAACGCGGAGTTACGCAGAGTGCGGCTCGCTGGTAGGCCGCATGGGCCGCGGGGTTCCGCAGAGAAGATCTAAAGCAAATTTACCACAGCAGGGACACTCCCAGTCCCTACCACAGGGTTTCACAGGGTAAGTCGCCCCCCCTCACCAAAGCTATTGAGACATTTCAGTTTGTGATGAAAACTTGCTTTCATCTCCACCTGAAATGGCTCAATCAGCTGATTTCAGAGAAAACCTTCTCCCTGCGAGAGAAGTTGCGATACTTTGCGTCCTTTGCGGTAATTAGCTTTAGTTTCCCCCCCGTTAAACCCTGTGATGCGGTCCGGGAATGACCGCGCTGTGGTCAGCCAGCTTTAATGTTTGGTTTGTCTGCGGCCCTCAGCGATAGCACCTGAAAAAGGTGTCCCCTGCGGCTCTCTGCGTTACAGCTTCTAGCTTTGCTTTGGGCCTTGGGCTTTGGACCTTAATTTGTTGTCTTTGGGCTTTAGTTCTTATTTGCATCGTTAAGTCTTAATCAATCGATCTCTCTTGAGGAGGGGGGTCCCCGGAAAATCGCCACCCTATTTTCCGGTCAGCTCTGAATTTTACGGCAATGCGAAAATTCAGAGAAAGGAGCTGTCTACAATGAAAGTCAACTTCCTGGATCTTAAAGTTCAGTACGAAGCTATTAAGGACGAGATCGCAGTCGCCCTGCAGGCGGTCCTCGACAAGACAGCCTTTGCGGGCGGACCTTTCGTGGCCAAGTTCGAGGAGGAGTTCGCGGCCTACTGTCAGACTGAGCACGCGGTGGGCGTGGGCAGCGGAACCGAAGCCCTCTGGCTCGCCCTGCTGGCCGCCGGTGTGGGCCCCGGTGATGAAGTGATCACGGTTCCCAACACCTTTATCGCCACCGCCGAGGCCATCTCCTTTGCCGGGGCGACGCCGGTGTTCGTGGATATCGATGAGGATACGCACAACATGGATCCAAATCTTCTGGAAGCGGCCATCACTTCAAAGACCAAGGCGGTCATCCCGGTCCACCTGTTCGGCCAGCCCGCCGATATGGATCCGATCCGCATTATAACCAAAAAGTATGGTCTGTTCCTTCTGGAAGACTCCTGCCAGGCCCATGGGGCAGAGTACAAGGGCAAGCGGACCGGCTCCCTGGGAGACGCCGGGGCCTTTTCCTTCTATCCCGGCAAGAATCTCGGCGCCTACGGAGAAGCCGGCGCGGTGACCACCAACGATGCAGACCTTGCCGCCAAAATGAAAATGATCCGGGACCACGGACAGGCGGCCAAGTACTATCACGATGTGATCGGCTGGAACGGACGCATGGACGGATTCCAGGGAGCGGTTCTTTCGGTGAAGCTCAAGTATCTGGACCGGTGGAACGATGCCAGGCGCCGGAACGCGGACCTTTACAGGCAGCACCTGGCTGGTA
This genomic interval from bacterium contains the following:
- a CDS encoding DegT/DnrJ/EryC1/StrS family aminotransferase, which encodes MKVNFLDLKVQYEAIKDEIAVALQAVLDKTAFAGGPFVAKFEEEFAAYCQTEHAVGVGSGTEALWLALLAAGVGPGDEVITVPNTFIATAEAISFAGATPVFVDIDEDTHNMDPNLLEAAITSKTKAVIPVHLFGQPADMDPIRIITKKYGLFLLEDSCQAHGAEYKGKRTGSLGDAGAFSFYPGKNLGAYGEAGAVTTNDADLAAKMKMIRDHGQAAKYYHDVIGWNGRMDGFQGAVLSVKLKYLDRWNDARRRNADLYRQHLAGIEGIILPEEADFARHVYHIFAIRVQGMDRDAFMKALGEKEIFSGIHYPVPVHLQKAYAGINLGPGSFPVAEKCAFEYVSLPMFPELKEEEIRFVSEVISSM